CCAACAAGAGACCAGGAAAAAACTGGCTTAGCCATGGGGTCTCTTCTTATCCCCACAGGTCCAAAGTGACATAAACTGGAGGCAGGAGATGAAGGAGAGGGACCAGTGCCACTTTGCCTAACATggccaattgaaagaaaatatttctctttctccttgcGAAATTTGAAGGCACTCTGTTTCTaagactctgtgtgtgtgtgtgtgtgtgtatgtggttcTACATGGGGCAAAAGGATGAAGAACCTAGCATGTCCGCCAGTCACATGATGGGGAGATACTAAAGGGGAACCTCCCTGGAGAACCACCCCCCGCCCTGTACCTTGCTGCAGTACTTGGTGTATCCTTAGTGTGGGACGAGGTCTAAAGTCAAGGACCCATATCATGTGTTCCTTGACATCTGGTGAAATCAGGAGGGCCTCAAATGACCTAACTGCAGGTTCCTCCCCACCTCTGTTTCTGCAGTCAAAGGCCCCCAGCCAAACCCCTTCTTTTCACAAGGACCAGGCATGGTGTCTGCTTATCCCTGAGAAGTGGGTTTTAGTTCCCTGCCAGCCAGCAGAATTATCCAAACAAGCCAGTCATATGCTCCCCTGGGAACCAGGGGGTACCCCACCCTGTTGACTCCCAGAGCTCTTGGTTGCTTACTCTGTCCTTGAGTGTGGCCCCATGTGGTCCTGCATGGCATGGGATGACCTCCTCCCTGGACTGAATCTATGTGGCTAATAAATGGCAGTCACTCTCATCTGTCCAGTGTTGGCTGTTGTGTGTCCAGCCACCCCCAGTACCCAAGGGCAGAGGGTGATAAAAAGACTTGGCTATCTTTGGGTATCCAGGAAAAGGCCACGCCCACTCCCCATTGCAGACAGAATGATTCAGGCTTGGGACATCTACCAGTGGGGTGAAGGAAGAGATCCTGGGATGAAACCAACCTCCATGGATAAAAAAAGGATTTCCCAAAACGTGATGGAGGAAAGCTGGCAACTGAGGGCAGGGGAGACCTAAAAGGTGTGCATGGGAGTGATCTCATGTTAGGAACAGGGGGATGCTAGAAAGGTTGACCCTGTGAAGAGCTGAACTGCTTGGGTCCTCCCTCATCCACTATGGAGAAAGTCCTGGTTGGTCAATGACTGTCAAACCCCCTTTTCCGTACTAACACCCTGGAATTGAGCCCAATCCTTTAATACCCAGGCCAGTACTTACAAGATATACATATACAATGTTTGAagctagaaaaaaaagaaatcgaCTAATTCCAGAATACAAAAACGGCAAAATCAAATTGATAACTTTAATTAAAGAGCTATTAaacaattttatattaattagtCAGCTATAGTTCAGCTCatcaagtaaataaaaattttatgtgaTGTGGGATATGGGGGCAATTTAATCTATTTGATAGGCAGTGGGAAGGGGGATGCTACAGAAGTCAAAGTCTAGGTCTAAGTCTTGACCCATGTCAATGGCCCAGCTTGGTCAAGTCTGCATTGCCCATGGAAGGAAAAGAGCAGTGGAGGGAAAGGGGGTGCCAGGCCTCACATCTCTGGCACCTGTACCTACTACTTCCCAGAAGGCTTCCAGTGATGTAGGGGAGGCCCAGGAGCCCAGGAGCCATGGGGAGGAACAGGGGCCACTTAAGAGCAATGACAGACAGACTACTCAGAAGACCAATAAATTGGACTACCATGTACCATATTTAGGAGAGTAAAGAGACCCTCAAACtcaggaggaagggagaggggaaagaacaTGAGGGTTATATTCTGATTCGTGCTATTCCTGATGTCTTCTCTGCTCTGTACATTCATCCCCAGCTCTTCCCAAGATCCTGCTCATCCTGCAAAGTCCCTACCGTCAGCTCATTTTGCACcctttactttcttttcaagtgtgtATCACTATTTGTAGTTGATCGATGTCTGCCTCCCCATTAGACTCAAGCCTCAGGAATGCAGAGCTGTGTCCCTTGGCTTCTGGCCATGGCCTCTATCATGTCCCTGAGCACACGGAAGGCTCCCAAATATTTGATGGATGAATTCTAAgatgaaataatttaataagaGCCAATTGTGTattagtggcattgttcacagtggccaaaggtggaaacagcccaaTTGTCCACCacttgatgaatggataaataaaatgtagtctaCCCATATGGTGGCATATTCTCCAGTCATAGAAAGGAATGAGGGGCTGATTCATGCTACAaattggatgaaccttgaaaatatcatatgctaaaggaaagaagccagttccaaAGACCACACATGATTCCGTTTATATGGAATGTCCGGAAGAGGtgaatccatagagacagaaaggagattagtggCGCCAGGGGGCTAGGGGCTGGGGGAAAGTGGGGAGTGATTGCTTGATTAGTACAGGGCTtcctttgggggtgatgaaaatgttctggaactagatagtTGGGATGGTGGCACCACTTTGCGAATAGGCTAAAAAGCCTGGAATTGTATACTTTTAAAGGGTGGATTTTATAGAATCTTaagtatatattaatttttttaaaaaggatgccTGGGCTAAATCCTGGCTCCTCTGCTGACCAGGGGTGTGATCTGGGACAAGACAcccaacctctctgtgcctcagtttaatCATCTACAAGATGAGGCCAATAATAGTGCTTCCCTGTGTGAAAGCACCCAGGATAACACCTGCACATGGCAAGCATTCAACATACGTTAGCTTAATATTTTGAGAAGCAACTTGACTAAAATCTGAAAACCACTGATGGGAGTGAAAAATACAGTGATAGACAAACATTTCCATCCAACTGGGCCCACAAGTCTTTTTCTGCTCATATTGGGGATGTGCAAATCTGTAGACTGAGGAGACTGGCATGAAGCCAGTGATTTTGTTCCTCATGAGACAACCTTCTGAGGCCAAAATTCTTTGGCATACCACACTACTCAAACCATGTTTCCATCCCTTTAGCAGATGTGCTTCTGGCAGCAGGCTGGGTGCTGGAGGTACAGTAATGAAAAGTAAACATGGTTCCTGGTCTCATAGAGTTTACATGCCAGGAATGTATAGCAAATATAGCAATTACAGTTGTAATAATgctaaaaaaaagggggggggctgGATTTCAGGCATGACAAGCCTATAACTTGCGTGCGTGACCTTATCTGGGGAGCATGGAAAGTTTCCCAAAGGAATTGCCATTTAGAGCAAATTTAAAAGGATAAGTGAATCTATTTCAGCTGTGAACGGGAGAAAAAGGATTCCAGGGAGAGGAACAGCAGTTAGGAGGCCCCTCAGGTTTCTCATATGGTATGAGAAACTGAAACCAGGCGGTGTATCTGGAACATAAAGAGGGAAAGGGATGAAGCTGGAGGTAGGCAGGGGCTGCATGCAGCTTTGTAAACTGGGTTTCTTGGTTCCCCTAATACATACTAAAAAGACCTTAGTCTAAAATGTCCTATATGCCCCATGTGTGGTCACCTTCAACCTGATTCCATCAGGACTTCTGGGAAGCCTGACAAGGCAAGGCACATGCCAATGATACTACATTCAGATCAATCCTAGTTTCACTGAAAGCACAACAGCCGAATATAGAGTATCATCTGTGTGATGCAACACGAAGAAGCCAACATGATCACAATAAAGTGTTCTCATCAAAAAGGCTGACCTTGAAACCATCAAACCTATGCTAACTTCCAGTTTACAGGAACAAGTTGAACAACACTACAATCAGACAATCAGATAACCTAGTTCTCCAACAAGTCAGGGGCATGTTTATAAAGGAAGGGAACTGTTAGAGATTAACAGGATTAGAAGAAATGACAAAACATGGGAAACGTGCTTGTCTCACCGGTTAAAagacattctttttctctttttaaattgtggtaaattGCACGTAAtacaaaattcaccattttaaccattttaaagtgtacaattcaatagcACCTTCAGAATGATGTGAAAAGTATAAGTGATAAGAGATAGCAAAAAATGAAGAGCACCCAAGAAAAACATATTAGCAGCACATATAAATTTTAATACCCCCGATGTTTATGCCAATTCATTGTAAAAAGACACACAACTCTATAAAAAATGATTAATGTGGCCACATAattcataaaaaggaaatgcaCATAGCCAATGTATCTTTgaaaataggaaatgaaaattgaaatagttccatagaatttttttttgttcagaAAACTGCCCCCAATTGAAGGTTGACTGTTGGAAAGTGAGGCATAGTGATCTCGCAAAGGGAGACGTGCTGTTtctatggctatgcttttaacataggaatgcagcaattaagcctttcgagTCAAAAGGATAGAGCTGTTCCAGGCAGGGAGAAAtacgagcaaacacactttgtagtttgaaaggaatactgaatctttgcactctgagataagttctttaatttacgagTATTGTTAATGTGCAGTTAACACTGCTTGCTATctcgatagtttgagtatatataatgccacatgtagaaaataaagttgtctgaggagtcattactcgcagaccccctaaTCCCAGCTCgttagttctttctctttgtttcctctccccttttcttttctttcattcccgataccttcagatccaaatctccaacagttgACATTATCTagagctggagaggatgtggagaaggtAGACCTCTCATACATTAATCAAATTGTGAAGTTGCTCAAGATTTGAAAGCATTTTGTCTGACTTATTGAGGTATAATAGGTACATACCACTTGATCCAGTGATCCTGTATCTAGCACTCTAGACTACTGAATTAAGAGCAAGATATGAAAAAACATGTATGTAAAGAAAGGATTTAAATTTGTTAATACAGTATTGTTTACAAGAGGAAAAAAGTGGAAGAAGCCCAAATATCTATAAGCATTGACAGGCTGAATAAACTATGGTCTGTCCCAAGTAAAGAATTCTATGCAACAATTCAAAAGAAGGCAATAGTTCTGTACATTTTTGATGAAAAGATTTCCATGATTTATTTCATAATTACATATTAGTCAACTATAGTTCAGCTCATCAAGTGAAAGCACAAAGTAAAAAGCAATGTGTCCAGCTTGATTCTAGATTTTATTTGAATATAGGGGGGGGAAATTTACATcatatgtatgtgtacatatattaaataatttcagaaaattaaaaaagatacatgCAAAACCATTAAGAGCTATTTCATATAGGGGGAGGTGGGCTGGCAGAGGATTAGCAAAAAGAGAAATTTCACTTCTGTGTTTTTCCGTACTTTTCAAATCAAAGCATTAAGAAAAAGCAACCCAGAAAGCCAtcaattatatatacatacatattaaaGAAggcaatttttgaaatttgtgaaACCACAGTTAAATGAATTGGCACCAAATAATTCATTAAACCAGAAGGAAATGACAAATGTGATGAGTGGAAATGACAAATCACAGTTCAGGtaaggagtcttttttttttttttttaaatgtctgagCCAGTTATTTTGAAAATGCTAAAGAAGAGGTAAGCTTACCTTCTGCAGGGGCTTCGCTGGGAGACAGTTGATGCCACCAATGAAGATCATGTTGGGCATGATCGGTTTGGGATAGTCAAAAACAAAGTCAGCCCGTAACAGCCAAACTGAAGCTTCACTGTGGAGATCATAGGCTGTGACAGGAGTCTGGAAAATCTCAGAGGCAATTTCTAAAGCATCTTTCATAAAATAGTGGCAAAATAAATGCTCCTGCAAGTGAAAGATATAGTTCCATACCCTGTCTCTGAACGTCATGACATCCGAGAGCCCTGAGAGACTTCTGGGAACATAAGAAGTGGGACTGGGACTCTGTGCCCCTTCTTCAAGATAATGACAAAATAGTCCCCTGCTGAAGACCACCGATGGTAGTGAAAAATACTTGGCAACGATGAAGCCGCACATATCAAAAGGATCTAGAAACACCGCATCGAAAGAACTCTCTTTTAAGTATTCTACCAATTTTGCGTCATTAAACAAACTCCTACAGTgtgaaaaaatgtatttaaaggaATTGCTGGAGGGCGTATTCATTAACAGCGAAAATATACCTAATGGCTTAGTTTTCCATTGAGAGTAGGAGAAAGCCAAGAACTCACGATTGAAATCCTCCAGCGTGTAGGAAGTTGAGTAAGTCTTTACTGTATAGTTGAGTGACGTTTCCAGGTGCCAACTCACCTCTGGTTGGACAAGAACCAACTCATGTCCCCTTTGGGAGAGTTTCTCCAACACTGAACGCATGGTGAACCAGTGGCTCCCATCGAAGGGGATGACCAGCAACTTGCCGGCTTCAGCAAAGCCAGACACCAGCAGGAGACACATACACAGGGGAAAGGGACCGACCCAAACTGCAGGAGCCATCGGATACCTGTCACCCAGAGCAATCTGGCTGCTTGGATTCTAAGCTCCTCACTGGAAGAAATGTGGGCACAAAACCTGTCCCAGGCAGAGGGCGTGTATCCAACATTCGTAAAAGAATTACACTCATTGCTAATGATTTACTCATAGAAAAATAATGAACGAGTCATATCTGCCAGGATATCGCTTGTCTTGCAAATAAGAATAGCTTTTGATCTTTGCCTTGGACAGAGATCATTCATGGCACAGCAACGTGAGTTTAGAAACAGAACAATGAGGCAATCTTAGTGGACCCCGAGATGCAAAAAGATAAGTAAATtgaaataaagcatataattttaGAATCTGTCCCAAAGCAAAAACTTTTTTGCAGAAGGGAATTGGCTTCCCAGGTTCTAAGAAATGACTTGAGGCCCCTTATCAGGGATGTCCTCTCTGGCAGTGGAATTGCTGTTCATAAGCATCTTTTGGGTTACAAAAGCTCTGAGGCCTCTGAAATGCTAAAATACGGTTGACAGCCTCAAGGGCCATTCAGGGATTCAGTGGAATGTGACTGTCATCTTTTAAAATCACTTTCTCTAGGTAGGGCACACAAGGGACGGGCCATCTGCCCATGCCTGCCAAAAGTACCCGCTAAGacgcttctctctctctcctctgtgcttccacctccctttgtttagACCTCTGCTGTTCATAAATGAAAAGACCCAATATTGACAAGTCAGTTCTCCTGTAATTGAGttatagattcaacacagtcCCAACCAAAGTCCCagcaggtctttttttttaaggaacttggcaaaatgattctaaaattcatatggaaatgtaaAGACCTAGACtagccaaaacaactttgaaaaaaaagacaaggttAGAGGGCTAACACTACATCATTTCAatacttactataaagctacagtaatcaggaCAGTATGGTCTTGACAAGCAGGTCAATGGAACAGATTAGAAAGTCGAGAAATAGATCCACAGATAGACCgacaactgatttttaacaaaggtgcaaaagcaatattggttcattagttATGACAAATGTACCTGTGGTGGTTTGATGCTATAATtatcctagaaaaacatgttctcaaatcTAATCCATCCCTGAGTGTACaaccattgtaagtagaatcttttgattaggctacttcagttaaggtgtgacccacctcattcaggatggaactcaatcctattactggagtcctttataaatggaatggagaaagagagagagaaccagcCATGGAAGTAAGAAATTGAAAGTAACAAAACCCAGAAGGCGGGGGCGgggaccagcagatgctgccaagCGTCTTGCCAGGTGGAGGATAGCCAAGGATTGCCCGTTTCCCTTTATATCAGAACCAGCAAGAGGGCAAAGGCTCAACATGAATCAGGGCCCACTGACATAATCCAGTCAAAtctgtctcacacccacaggaatagtttaaaaaaagtagttctcttttgaggattcataaaataacttcaaactgccatACATGGTAATTTAACAATGACGCAAAACTAGATGTGGGATGTAAGGGAATTCTTCATACTATTTTTGCAACCTTGCTGTCAATATAAAACTCTTATAAAAtagaaagttttgtttttttttaatttaagccatggactggaagaaaatatttgcaaagtttATATCAAATAAAGgttttgtatccagaatatagaatgaactctcaaaactcaatatgagaattatgttttatttcttacgTTTAAAccaatcatttcattttcctatttgacaatattcttggtttcatttttgaagttttggatcacagaaggattacaactatggcaggggaggatctttggtgtggggtgtcagtgatgggggatgcatgggaggaagttcacctggacacacacatatatatgttcaaatgttcatggggcattgccacagtgggtagagattcacaaaataacttagagaatattgaattcccatcccagggagctctgccacattctctaatggaacagcaacaatcccccaaatacaggagcaatgactagtgaagaaggatggtccactgatgagcccttgatattgatgactatgcttctgagctttttctcttgaaattcCAACTTAGCCTAGTCTTGTAGTATGcctaagttacctcctgagggcctccatcttgttcaaatgtggcctctctctaagccaaactcagaatataaatgtattaccttcctaccagaatgggacatgactcctggggatgagcctccctgacaacgagggattactaccaagcatcggctggtgatgcaactggaaaaataccttgaatgtaagggggaaaaggtaaagacaaatgagattaaatggctaagagacttcaaagtgagtcggaaggtcatcagaaaggtaatgcttatgcatgactcagcaggatctcacagactaccaaagtagatattaccccaaatagtggggctcctgagggctctggagacacccaagtcctatggtcatggcagatagctctggagtttggtgccttgccagtgggccctactttggagtttgtgttcctgagtgtgacagagttggacttggatgtgacttctctacacatgcttcatctgtcccttttatttgtacctatagttggtgctggagttcataggtgcatgtccaagagacttgaatctctggactgtccatgtgccagctgggccctgagcatcagcagagttgcaacatctactgtccagttcattggactcacccaggacaactaacaaggaggtgaggatggacaaccaccgttacaaggaactgagagaatctataacagcaagcaagagagtcccatccatcagccatatggaattgaagccccctctcaattagaggtggagtgagcatcaccatcccagaatcctcaggattagggaataaaatatggactagagtggatttactggtattctacgatagacttactgtgattctagcaatggaaaaaattatatcattgatgttgagacagtgggcactggaggtgctgaagtgagggagagggaaaaagaggtgtaatatggaggcattttcaggacttggaattgtcctgaatgacaccgcaacaacagatacaggccattatatattctgccataacctacagaattgagtgggagagaactataatgtaaactataatccatgcttagtggcaatgctccaaaatgtgttcatcaattgcaatgaatgtaccacactaatgaaataagttggtgggaagcggacttggcacagtggttagggcgtccgtctaccacacaggaggtccgcagttcaaaccctgggcatccttgagccgtgtggaactggcccatgcgcagtgctggtgagcgcaaggagtgcccttccactcaggggtatccccgcgtaggggagccccacgcgcaaggagtgtgccccataaggagagctgccatcccatgcgcaaggagtgcgccccgtaaggagagctgcccagcatgaaagaaagtacagcttgcctaagaatggcgccacccacacggagagctgacacagcaagatgatgcaacaaaaagaaacacagattcccgtgctggtgacaacaacagaagcagacaaagaacagacaactggggcgggggggagaaggagagagaaataaataaataaatctttaa
The nucleotide sequence above comes from Dasypus novemcinctus isolate mDasNov1 chromosome 7, mDasNov1.1.hap2, whole genome shotgun sequence. Encoded proteins:
- the LOC101436400 gene encoding UDP-glucuronosyltransferase 1A10 isoform X3: MAPAVWVGPFPLCMCLLLVSGFAEAGKLLVIPFDGSHWFTMRSVLEKLSQRGHELVLVQPEVSWHLETSLNYTVKTYSTSYTLEDFNREFLAFSYSQWKTKPLGIFSLLMNTPSSNSFKYIFSHCRSLFNDAKLVEYLKESSFDAVFLDPFDMCGFIVAKYFSLPSVVFSRGLFCHYLEEGAQSPSPTSYVPRSLSGLSDVMTFRDRVWNYIFHLQEHLFCHYFMKDALEIASEIFQTPVTAYDLHSEASVWLLRADFVFDYPKPIMPNMIFIGGINCLPAKPLQKEFEAYVNASGEHGIVVFSLGSMVSEIPEKKAMEIADALGKIPQTVLWRYTGSQPSNLGKNTKLVKWLPQNDLLGHPKTRAFITHAGSHGIYEGICNGVPMVMMPLFGDQMDNAKRMESRGAGVTLNVLEMTSEDLENALNTVINDKSYKENILHLSSLHKDRPVEPLDLAVFWVEFVMRHKGAPHLRPAAHDLTWYQYHSLDVIGFLLAIVLAVVFVTFKCCVFGYRKCFGKKARVKKGPKSKAH